GAGGACTACGTCGGGCACGGCATCGGCTCGGCGATGCACCAGCCCCCGAACGTGCCCAACGTCGGCCGGCCCGGCAAGGGCCCGAAGCTGGTGCGGGGTCTCGCGCTGGCCGTGGAGCCGATGGTGGTGCTCGGCTCGCCGGACACCACGGTGCTCGAGGACGACTGGACGGTCGTGACCGACGACGGGTCGTGGGCGGCCCACGCGGAGAACACCTTCACGCTCACCCCGGACGGCGCCTGGGTGCTGACCGCCCTCGACGGTGGCGAGGCCAAGCTGGCCGAGCTGGGCGTCCCCTTCGGCGGTCCGGCGGGCGGCTCGAAATAGCAGCGGTCGCTGCGGCGTTGCACTGATCGATGACTCCTTCACCGCTGACCCTGTCCGTGCTCGACCTCGTCCCGGTCCGCTCCGACCAGACCACCGGCGACGGCATCCGGGCGTCCCTCGACCTGGCCCGGGCCGCCGACGAGGCCGGCTACCGCCGTTACTGGGTCGCCGAGCACCACAACATGCCGGCCGTGGCGGCCACCAACCCGCCGGTGCTGATCGCGATGATCGCGGCGGCCACCGCACGGATCCGGGTCGGCTCGGGCGGCGTGATGCTGCCCAACCACGCCCCGTTGGTGGTGGCCGAGCAGTTCGCGCTGCTGGAGGCCGCCTACCCGGGGCGGATCGACCTCGGCATCGGCCGTGCCCCCGGCACCGACCCGGTCACCCGGTGGGTGCTGCGCAACGGTGCCACCTCGACCGAGGAGGACCCGGTCGCGCGGTTCCCCGAGTACGTCGAGGACGTCCGCGCGCTGATGGCGCCGGAAGGCGCCGGCCTCGCCGTACGCGGCGACACCTTCGAGCTGCGGGCCACCCCGCGGGCCAGCGGGGTGCCGACCATCTGGCTGCTGGGTTCCTCGGACTACTCGGCGCGGCTCGCCGCCCGGATGGGACTGCCCTACGTGTTCGCCCACCACTTCGCCGGGCAGGGGACCGCGGAGGCCCTCGAGCTCTACCGCGACTCGTTCCAGCCCTCCGCCGAGCTCGACCGGCCGCGCACCTTCCTGACCGTGAACGCGGCGGTGGCCGAGACCGCCGAGGAGGCCGAGCGGCTGGCGCTGCCCCAGCTGCACGCGATGGTGGCGCTGCGCACCGGCGGGACGCTGCGGCCGCAGCTGCTCGTCGAGGAGGCCGAGGCCGCCCAGCTGCCGCCGGCGCACGCGGCGATGCTGGACAGCATGCGCGGCCGCTGGGTCGTCGGCGAGCCGGAGTCGGCGGCCAAGCAGATCCGGGTGCTCGCCGAGCGCTACGGCGTGGACGAGGTCATGGTGCACCCGGTGGCCGGTGCGGTCGTGGGCACGGCGGCCGACTCCTCCCCGGCGCGGGAGCGCACCCTCCGCCTGCTCGCGGAGGCAGTCGACGGCTGACCGGCCGCCCGGATTAACGCTCGGCGCGTGTTCTCCCCTAGACTGGGACGTCGGCCCAACGTGGGTCTGTCTCGTGGTGCCCTGCGGCTGCCGCCCAGCGACGCGGTTCCGGTTCTCCGGTTCTGTGGCGCGCGCGGGAATGGGGTTCCACGAGCTGGTCCCACGAGGTCCACCCGGCTCCGGCCGGGGCGGTTCCCGGGTCGAAACGGTAGACAACCAACCAAGCGGATTGCGGAGGACATGCCGAAGAAAGAAGGCGTGATCGAGATCGAGGGCACCGTTGTGGAGGCTCTCCCGAACGCGATGTTCCGGGTGGAGCTCAGCAACGGACACAAGGTCCTCGCTCACATCAGCGGCAAGATGCGTCAGCACTACATCCGGATCCTCCCCGAGGACCGCGTGGTGGTGGAGCTCTCGCCCTACGACCTGACCCGTGGGCGGATCGTCTACCGCTACAAGTGAGACACCTGTGGGCTCCGCCTGCGGGGACCCCTGTCCTGGTGGTCACGTCGTGGCGACCGAGGCGGGACAGCCGAGTCAACGAGAAAGAGCTTCTTCATGAAGGTCAACCCGAGCGTCAAGCCGATCTGTGACAAGTGCAAGGTGATCCGTCGCCACGGCCGCGTCATGGTGATCTGCGAGAACCCTCGCCACAAGCAGCGCCAGGGCTGAGCCCCGGCGTTCGGAGGGCCGGTACGCCGGCCCGCCGTCGCAACATCTGAACACCACACAACGTGATCGCTCCTCACCGGCAGCTCGGTGAGGTCACCCCCGGGCGGAGGCCGGGGCCCGACGGCAGGTCCGTCGGGGCGCGACACGACCGACACCTCCGGAACGTCGAAGGGACACCGCCACCACATGGCACGCCTCGTTGGTGTCGACCTGCCGCGCGACAAGCGCGTGGAGATCGCACTCACCTACATCTACGGCATCGGCCGTACCCGCTCCCAGCAGCTCCTGGCCTCGACCGGGGTCGACCCGAACATGCGGGTCCACCAGCTGGGTGACGAGGAGCTGGTCAAGCTCCGCGACGAGATCGAAGCCAACTTCAAGATCGAGGGCGACCTCCGTCGAGAGGTCCAGGCCGACATCCGCCGCAAGATCGAGATCGGCAGCTACCAGGGCCGCAGGCACCGTCAGGGCCTGCCCGTCCGTGGTCAGCGCACCAAGACCAACGCGCGCACCCGCAAGGGCCCCAAGCGCACCGTCGCCGGCAAGAAGAAGGCGAAGTGATCCCGGCCGGCCTCAGCCCCGCCGCGATCATCGCCGACTTCCAGATCACGCTCACCCCAGCCATCCCCAGGAGTAACTGAATGCCTCCCAAGAGCCGACAGGCTTCCGGCGCCAAGAAGGTGCGTCGCAAGGAGAAGAAGAACGTCGCTCAGGGCGAAGCCCACATCAAGAGCACGTTCAACAACACCATCGTCACGATCACCGACCCCACCGGTGCGGTGATCTCGTGGGCCTCTGCCGGCACCGTCGGCTTCAAGGGCTCGCGCAAGTCCACCCCGTTCGCTGCGCAGATGGCCGCCGAGGCTGCCGGACGCCGGGCGATGGAGCACGGCATGAAGAAGATCGACGTCTTCGTCAAGGGTCCGGGTTCGGGCCGCGAGACGGCGATCCGTTCGTTGGGTGCGATCGGCCTCGAGGTCGGCACCATCCAGGACGTCACGCCGACGCCCCACAACGGATGCCGCCCGCCCAAGCGCCGCCGCGTCTGACCGCCCCCTGCCTTAAGCGATACAAGGAGACTTGAGAGATGGCCCGTTACACCGGCCCCATGACGAAGAAGTCGCGCCGTCTCGGCGTCGACCTCGTCGGCGGTGACGCCGCGTACGAGCGTCGCCCCTACCCGCCCGGCCAGCACGGCCGCGCGCGGATCAAGGAGAGCGAGTACCGCACCCAGCTGCAGGAGAAGCAGAAGGCGCGTTTCACCTACGGGGTGCTCGAGAAGCAGTTCCACAACTACTACACCGAGGCCAGCCGTCGTCCCGGCAAGACCGGTGACAACCTGCTCCAGCTGCTGGAGTGCCGCCTCGACAACGTGGTCTACCGTGCCGGGTTCGCCCGCACGCGCCGCCACGCGCGTCAGCTGGTCACGCACGGTCACTTCCGGGTGAACGGCAAGAAGGTGGACATCCCCTCCTTCCAGGTGACCCAGCACGACGTGATCGACGTACGCGAGAAGTCGCTCGAGATGACCCCGTTCATCGTGGCTCGTGAGACCCACGGCGAGCGCGTCGTCCCCGCCTGGATGGAGGCGCTGCCCAACCGGATGCGCATCCTGATCCACCAGACCCCGGTCCGTCAGCAGATCGACGTGCCGGTCCAGGAGCAGCTGATCGTGGAGTTCTACTCCAAGAAGTGACCCTCGGGGGTCCGCCCCCGGGGAACCTGTCGGTCGGCGGGGTCGTTGTTCCCACAGCGGCTCCGTCCTCCGCGGGCCCCGGTTGGTGGCCGCACCGCTGATCCGGTGCTCCATCGCCATCCGTCCCTGCAGTTCGAGTCCGTCATATAGCGGGTGGGCTCGGAAAGGAATAACGAAGTGCTTATCGCCCAGCGCCCGACCCTGTCGGAAGAGGTCGTCGACGACTTCCGTTCGCGGTTCGTGATCGAGCCTCTCGAGCCCGGTTTCGGCTACACCCTCGGCAACTCGCTGCGCCGTACGCTGCTCTCCTCGATCCCGGGGGCCTCGGTCACCAGCATCAAGGTCGACGGCGTGCTGCACGAGTTCTCCACCATCGACGGCGTGAAGGAGGACGTCACCGAGGTCATCCTGAACCTCAAGGACCTCGTGGTCTCCTCCGAGCACGACGAGCCGGTGACGATGTACCTGCGCAAGCAGGGTCCCGGTGACGTCACCGCCGCCGACATCGCGCCGCCGGCCGGTGTCGAGGTGCACAACACCGACCTCAAGCTCGCCACCCTCAACGACAAGGGCAAGCTCGAGATGGAGCTGGTCGTCGAGCGCGGCCGCGGCTACGTCTCCGCGGTCCAGAACAAGGGCGGCGACAACGAGATCGGCCGGATGCCGGTCGACTCGATCTACAGCCCGGTCCTCAAGGTCACCTACAAGGTCGAGGCCACCCGTGTCGAGCAGCGCACGGACTTCGACAAGCTGGTGATCGACGTCGAGACCAAGCCCTCGATCCGCCCCCGTGACGCGATCGCCTCGGCCGGCAAGACCCTGGTCGAGCTGTTCGGCCTGGCGCGTGAGCTGAACGTCGAGGCCGAGGGCATCGACATCGGTCCCTCGCCCGTCGACGAGCAGCTCGCCGCCGACCTGGCGCTGCCGGTGGAGGAGCTCAACCTCACCGTCCGCTCCTACAACTGCCTGAAGCGTGAGGGCATCCACACCGTGGGTGAGCTCATCTCGCGCTCGGAGCAGGATCTGCTCGACATCCGCAACTTCGGTGCGAAGTCGATCGACGAGGTCAAGGCCAAGCTCGTCGAGATGGGCCTGTCGCTGAAGGACTCCGCCCCGGGCTTCGACCCGCAGGCGGCCCTGGCGGCCTACGACGACGACGATGACTCCTTCGTCGAGGACGAGCAGTACTGAGCCTCGACCTCGGTCGGCTCGACCACTGTCAAACCCTCTATCCGGGTACCTGGTACGGCCCGGAAGAAATGAGAAACCACGATGCCTACCCCCAAGAAGGGTGCCCGCCTCGGCGGTAGCCCGGCGCACCAGCGGCTGATCCTGGCCAACCTGGCCACCGCGCTGTTCGAGCACGGTCGGATCACGACCACCGAGGCCAAGGCGCGCGTGCTGCGTCCGGTCGCCGAGAAGCTGATCACCAAGGCGAAGAAGGGTGACCTGCACAACCGTCGCCAGGTTCTCGCCACGATCCGCGACAAGGGCGTCGTGCACGCCCTCTTCGAGGAGATCGGCCCGCGCTACGCCGAGCGTCCGGGTGGCTACACCCGGATCACCAAGCTCGGCCCCCGCAAGGGCGACAACGCCCCGATGGCGGTCATCGAGCTCGTGACCGAGGACTACGCGCCGAAGGCTCCCCGGACCAGGACGGCGCCCGCGGCGGCACCGGCTCCGGCCGCCGAGGAGACCCCGGCCGAGGAGACCCCGGCCGAGGAGGCCCCGGTGGCGGAGACCGCCGACGAGGTCACCGAGGCGCCCGCCACCCAGGGCACCGAGCCCGAGGCTCCCGCCGAGGAGGCCACCCTCGAGCCCGCCCCGGGCTCCGAGGACCCGGCCGAGCAGGCGGCCACCGAGGACGCTCCCGCCGAGAAGACCGCCGACGAGGCGGTCGACGAGGCCAAGAAGTCCGAGTGACCTGAGCGGCCACCCGCCGCGCCGGTCCCCGGCACCCCGCACCATCCGCAAGGCCCGCCCTCCGCTTCTGGAGGGCGGGCCTTGCGTCATGTCCGGGAGCTCACCGGCCCAGGCTGCGTCGGGCCTGTGGACCGACCCGGGCGCCCGCGAGGTCCGCCCGCTGGCCGGCGCCCCAGCCCTGCGGCATGCCCGAGCCGGAGAGGCTGCGCGGGCGGGCGCTGCCGACCCGGGGGTAGGCCGCCCGGAGCGCCGCCTCGGCGTCGGCGGTCCGGTCGGCGAGCACCAGTGCCGCCGACGTGCCGGTCGCGGAGAACCGGTCGCCGGCCTGCTGCTCGGCGCGGTCCTCGGTCTCGGCGAGACGCCGGACGACGGCCATCCGGAACCCGGCCAGCCAGGAGCGCCGGAACGCCGCCTTGTGCTCCCACGACGGGACCGGGGTGCGCGCCAGCTGGCTGGTCGCCTGCAGCAGCAGGCTGGTGTAGAGCAGCTCCACCCGGCGCAGGTCGGAGGCATGGCCGAACAGGTGCACCGCGTGGACGTCTCCGTCCACGCCGCGCCGCCTGGTGCGCACCGCGGCGCAGCGCAGCCGGCCCGCGACCGCGCCGAGGAGATCGATCTTGTCCGCGGCGTAGGGAGCCCCGACCGTGACGACGAGGTCGCCGACCGGGTCCGCGGTGGGGTCAGAACGGGCGAGCAGGGCCTGGTCGATCCCGTAGTCGGCGATGAGCTGGGTGGCCTTGGCGGTGTAGACCTCCGCCTCGTGCGGGGTGGCCGCCGGATCCTCCGCCTTGGTCAGCAGCTTGCGGACCTTGTCGAGGATCGGGTCGGCGAGGCCCGGGTTCGGGCGGCCGGCCGGGGGGTGCGGGTTCACGGGCTCCTCCGGGGTCGGTGGGGGTGTAGCAGGAGCGTGGCAGGTGCCGCGGACGGATCCGGTGCGGGGACGCGAGGCTGTGGACAGCCGGCGAGGAGGTCAGCGCGGCGGCTCGGACCAGGAGCGCTCGAGGAGGCGCTGCGCCTCGGGAAGCGTGAGCCCGTGCCGACGGGCGACCCGGGCGAAGCCGTCGGCTGCTCCGGTGAGCTCGCCGGCGGCCGGGCCGCCGGTGGACGAGGCGACGAAGGTGCCGCGCCGGCCGTGGGTCTCGATCACCCCGTCCGCCTCGAGCCGGCGGTAGGCCTTGGCCACCGTGTTCGCCGCCAGGCCGAGCTCCTCGGCCAGCCCCCGCACGGTCGGCAGCTTCGTGCCGGCGGGCAGCCGGGAGTCGTGGGCCCGCGCGGCGATCTGGGCGCGCAGCTGCTCGTACGGCGGCACCGGGCCGTGCGGGTCGATCTCGTCGAGGTCCATGCCGCGACCCTAGGGCGTGGGCGAGCAGGGGGTCATGCCCCCGGGCTGGAGCCAGGCGTGCACGAGAGGCACGACCGAGGCGCCCTCGCCGGTGGCCGCGGCCACCCGCTTCAGCGAGCCCGCCCGGATGTCACCGGCCGCGAAGATCCCGGGCGCGGTGGTCTCGAGGTTGCCGGGCGGCAGGCCGTCACGCCAGGAGTGCTTCGGGACGTCGCGACCGGTGAGCACGAAGCCCCGGCTGTCCCGGGCCACCTCCGTCGGCAGCCAGTCGCAGTGCGGGTCGGCGCCGAGCAGCAGGAACAGTCCGGCGGCCTCGTGCCGGGTGCTGGCCCCGGAGGCCGTGTCGCGCAGGGTGAGCCACTCGAGGCGGCCGTCGCCGCCGCCGTCGACGACCTCGGTGCACGGGCGGACCGCGATCCGCGGGTTGTAGTGGATCTCGTCGATGAGGTAGCGCGACATGGTGCTCGCCAGGCCGTCACGGCGGACCAGCACGGTCACCGACCTGGCGAACCGGGAGAGGTGGACGGCCGCCTGCCCGGCGGAGTTGCCGCCCCCGACGACGTACACGTCCTGGTCCTCGAGCTCCCGGGCGGCGGTCATCGCGGCGCCGTAGAAGACGCCGCGGCCCACCAGGGCCTCGAGCGGCTCCACCCGGAGCTTGCGGTAGGAGACCCCCGAGGCGATCACGACCGACCGGGCCGCCACGTCGCCGCCGTCGGTGCGCACCACGTGCGGCACGCCGCCGGAGCCCACGACCAGCTCGGTGACCGGCCATCCGGTCAGGAACCGGGTCCCGAACCGGATCGCCTGCGAGCGCGCCCGCTGGGCCAACCGCATCCCGGAGACGCCGCGCGGGAAGCCGAGGTAGTTGCGGATCATCGAGCTGGTGCCCGCCTGTCCACCGATCGCCTCCGCCTCGAGCACGACGGTGCTCAGGCCCTCCGAGGCGCCGTACACGGCGGCCGCCAGCCCGGCCGGCCCGGCGCCGACGACGACGAGGTCGATCACGGAGTCGACGTCGATGTCGCTGGGGGCGCCGTAGATCGAGATCGCCACGTCGCGCACCGACCGGGCGACGACCGGTGCACGATCCATGGCCTCGACCACCGGGAAGCCGAGGTCGGCCTCGGCCCGTTGCACGCGGGCGAGCACGGCCCGGCCGGTCTCGCTGTCGGGGGAGTAGGTGCGGGCGGGCATGCCCATCCGGTCGGCGAAGTCGCGGATCGCCAAGCTGAGCGTGTCGTCGACCGGCGTGACGATCCGGACGGTGTCCACCTCGGGATCGGCGGCCGTGGAGCCCCAGTCCGACAGCAGCTCGGTGACGGCGTTGTGGAACTCCTCGTCCCGCTGGCCGCGTGGCATCAGCAGGAAGGCGTCGTACTTCCCCTTGGCGAGGCCGTCCCGCAGCAGCTGGCCGTCGTCGCGGAACCGGGACGAGTGCGCCACCACCAGCCGCCGGGCCGTCGGCATGACGGCCCGCCAGGAGTGGAACGCCGCCAGCACGTGCGCGTCAGGGAGCACCGACTCGGCGACCACCAGAGGCACCTGCCCGCCGGCGGCCTGGACCTCGGCCAGGACCTCGGCGGCGGCCGCCGCCGACCGAACGCCGCGGATCGCGTAGTCGCGGGTGTAACGGCCGAACTCGTCGACGAGCAGGTCCAGGTGGTGCTCGGAGACCAGGACGATCACCGGCAGCTCTCGCGGGGTGCTCACGAGCCGATCGTAGGTGGTGGTTGGATGAGCGGCGTGCGGCTGCGAATCGATCTCGCCTACGACGGCACCGACTTCCACGGCTGGGCCGCACAGCCGTCGCTGCGCACCGTCCAGGGCACCCTGGAGGCGGCCCTGGCGCAGGTGCTCCGGATCGAGAAGGCGTCTGTGACCTGCGCGGGTCGCACCGACACCGGGGTGCACGCTCGCGGCCAGGTGGTGCACCTCGACCTGATGGACGACGCGCTGCAGTCCGTTGCCGGCCGGGGTACGGCGCCGGAGGACGCCCTGGTCCGACGGCTCAACGGCGTGCTGGGCGAGGACGTCCGGGTGCACCGCGTGCTGGTGGCGCCCCCCGGGTTCGACGCCCGCTTCTCCGCGCTGTGGCGGCGCTACGCCTACCGGGTCGCCGACGAGCCCGGACTGGTGGACCCGCTGGTCCGTGCCGCGGTGCTCGCCTGGCCCCGGCGGCTCGACCTGGAGGCGATGAACGCCGCCGCGGACCTGCTGGTCGGCGAGCACGACTTCGCGGCGTTCTGCCGGAAGCGCGACGGGGCCACCACGATCCGCACGTTGCTGGAGTGCCGGTGGGCCCGCGACGACGCGGGCCGAGCGGTCGCCACGGTGCGGGCCGACGCCTTCTGCCACAGCATGGTGCGGGCGCTGGTCGGCTGCATGCTCTCGGTCGGGGAGGGGCGCCGCGACCCGCAGTGGGCGGCCGGGGTGCTGCGCGGGCGGGTCCGCGACCCCGGGGTCACCGTGATGCACGCGCACGGGCTGACGCTCGAGGAGGTCGCCTACCCCGACGACGCCGACCTGGCCACCCAGGCCCGGGCCGCCCGGGTCCTGCGGGTGCTGCCCACCGAAGGGGGTCCGGCCGGTGGATGAGCACTACTTCTCCGCGGACCCGTCGGTGCCGTTCCGGCGGGCGCCGGTGCGGGCGGAGGTCTGGGGCCACGACCTGGACCTGGTCTCCGGCTCCGGCGTGTTCGCCCAGGGCAGGCTCGACGTGGGCACGGCCGTGCTGTTCCGGGAGTCCGAACCGCCGCGGACCGGCTCGACCTACCTCGACCTCGGCTGCGGGTACGGCGTCATCGGGATCGCCCTGGCGACGGCGCGCCCGGCCGCCCGGGTCTGGGCCGTGGACGTCAACGAGCGGGCGGTGCTGCTCGCCAACGAGAACGCCGCCGCCCTGGGGGTCGCGGACCGGTTCACCGCGGGCACCCCCGACGCGATCCCGGACGACCTCGAGGTCGACGAGATCTGGTCCAACCCGCCGATCCGGATCGGCAAGGAGGCCCTGCACGAGCTGCTGCTCCGCTGGCTGCCGCGGCTCGCTCCGGGTGGCCGGGCCGTGCTCGTCGTCGGCAAGAACCTGGGCGCCGACTCGCTCCAGCGCTGGCTCGGCGAGCAGGGCTGGCCGACGACCCGGCTGGCCAGCGCCAAGGGGTTCCGGGTGCTGGAGGTCCGTCGCGCCTGACCCGGCCACTGCTCGCCGGCGGTGGATGATGGGCTCCATGGACGACGGGCTGCTGCCGGTGGTGGAGGCGGATGCTCTGCGGGCGGCGGAGCCGACGTACGCCGAGGTGGGGCAGACCCGGACGGAGCTGCCCGAGGGCTACCGGCACCTCCGGCGCCGGGCGGATCTGGGCAGCGGGCCGGCTCGTTTCGAGGACGCGGCGCGCACCCTCCTGCACTGGGGGATGCACCGGAGGGCGGGGGTGCGGGTCCGGCCCTCGAGCGGGAGCGTGCAGCAGGACTCGGTCGCGGTGCTGCGCGTGGGCCCCGCGGTGCTGGCGGTGAAGGCTCCGGTCCGGGTCGTGTACGTCGTCGACGAGCCGCGTCGCCGGGGCTTCGCCTACGGCACGTTGCCCGGGCATCCCGAGAGCGGCGAGGAGGCGTTCGTCGTGACCCTCGACGACTCCGGCGCCGTCCGCCTCGAGATCACGGCGTTCTCGCGGGCCGCCACCCTCCTCACCCGTGCCGCCGGTCCCGCCGGCCGGGCCGCCCAGCGGCTCATCACGCAGCGCTACCTCAGCGCCCTCCAGGAGCGACCGGACCGGGACCGTCGATAATCCGCAGGCGAGCGGGTCCCGGCCCGGCTAGCATTCCGGGCATGTACCTGCTGCAGCGGACGACCACGCCGGATCCTCTCCGGCGCTGACGTGCAGCACTGAAAGCACCCACAAGCCCCGGAGCGTGTCTCCGGGGCTTCGTCGTCCCCTGGCACCGCTTCGAGGCACCCCCCGCCGAAGGAGCCCCCATGAACGACCGCACCGCCAGCCGGCCCGAGCCGCTGGACCACCGCGAGCTCAACCACGACCTGGCTGTCTTCGCCACCGACCCGGGCATCGGTCCGGGGCTGCCGCTCTGGCTGCCCGCCGGGGCCGTGATCCGGCACGAGGTCGAGCTGTTGGCAGGAGACCTCGCCCGCCGCGACGGCTGTCAGCGGGTGTACACACCGGTGCTGGCCAAGCGGGCGCTCTACGAGCAGTCCGGTCACTGGGCGAAGTTCAGCGACGACATGTTCCCGCCGATGCGGATCGGGTCGGAGGACCTGGTGCTGCGCCCCGCGAACTGCCCGCACCACGCACTGGTCTACGCCGCCGACCGGCACTCCTACCGCGAGCTGCCGGTGCGTCTCAACGAGCTGGCGCCGATGTTCCGGGCCGAGCGCTCGGGCGTGCTCTCGGGACTGAGCCGCGTGCGGCAGATCAACCTCGACGACACCCACGTCTTCTGCCGTCCCGACCAGACCGCGGCCGAGGTGGCCCGCGCGCTCCGTTCGGCGCTGCGGGCCCAGGAGGTGCTCGGCCTGCCCGTCGACCACGTGCGGCTCTCCCGCCGCGACGGGAGCGAGGCGTACCTGGGGTCCGTCGAGCAGTGGCAGCAGGCCGAGGATGCCCTGCGCAGCGCGGCCGCCGAAGCAGGGTTGGCGGAGCGGGGACTCAGTCTGGTCGAGGCGGAGGGAGAGGCGGCGTTCTACGGGCCCAAGCTCGACCTGCAGGTCCGCGACGGACGTGGCCACGAGGAGACCATCGCCACCGTCCAGCTGGACTTCAACCAGCCGGAGCGCTTCGACCTCACCTACGACGCCGCCGACGGCAGCCGGCAACGCGTCGTGATGATCCATCGCGGCACCGTCGGCGCGATGGAGAGGGTCGTCGCCGCGCTGCTCGAGCGCTACCAGGGGCGGCTGCCGCTGTGGCTGGCGCCGGTGCAGGTCTGCCTGCTCCCGGTCGGTCCTGCCCAGGACCCGGCCGTGCGGAGCCTGGCCGACGACCTGCTCGCGGCCGGGCTCCGGGTCCGCATCGAGGCCGAGGGGTCGCTGGGGGCCCGCATCCGCGCCAGCCGCCGGCGCCGCGACTGTCTGATCGCGGTCCTGGGGGCCGCCGAGGTCGAGGCGGACCAGGTGCAGGTCACCGACGTCGCCGCCGGTTTCGCGGGTCCGGTGGCCCGGGACCGGCTGCTCGACCTGTTGCCCCGGGCGTACGCCGCGCGTGCCGCCTTGGTCGACTGGGCCGCCGGTGGCTGAGGCGGCGCGCTGTTTCGCCGGGCGGCGGCCGAGGCAGGATGGGGTCCATGAGCTCCTACGAGGCCGCCCCTGACCGCTACGGCTCGATGGACTACCGCCACACCGGTCGGAGCGGGCTGAAGCTGCCCGCGATCTCGCTGGGCCTGTGGCAGAACTTCGGCGACGACCGCCCCGAGGAGACCCAGCGGGCGATCATCCGCCGTGCCTTCGACCGCGGGGTGACCCACTTCGACCTGGCCAACAACTACGGCCCGCCCTACGGCCGGGCCGAGTCCAACTTCGGCCGCTACCTCGCCGACGACCTGGCGCCCTACCGCGACGAGCTGGTGATCAGCACCAAGGCCGGCTACGACATGTGGCCGGGCCCCTACGGGCAGGGTGGCGGGTCCCGCAAGTACGTCCTCGCCAGCCTCGACCAGTCCTTGGACCGGATGGACCTCGACTACGTCGACATCTTCTACAGCCACCGGTTCGACCCCGAGACGCCGCTCGAGGAGACGATGACGGCCCTGGACCACGCGGTCCGCACCGGCCGGGCGCTCTACGTCGGGATCTCCTCCTACGACGCCGCGCAGACCCGGGAGGCCGCCTCGATCGCCCGCGACCTCGGCACGCCGCTGCTGATCCACCAGCCGTCGTACAGCATGTTGAACCGCTGGATCGAGCAGGACCTGCTCGAC
The DNA window shown above is from Nocardioides mesophilus and carries:
- a CDS encoding class I SAM-dependent methyltransferase: MDEHYFSADPSVPFRRAPVRAEVWGHDLDLVSGSGVFAQGRLDVGTAVLFRESEPPRTGSTYLDLGCGYGVIGIALATARPAARVWAVDVNERAVLLANENAAALGVADRFTAGTPDAIPDDLEVDEIWSNPPIRIGKEALHELLLRWLPRLAPGGRAVLVVGKNLGADSLQRWLGEQGWPTTRLASAKGFRVLEVRRA
- the truA gene encoding tRNA pseudouridine(38-40) synthase TruA, yielding MSGVRLRIDLAYDGTDFHGWAAQPSLRTVQGTLEAALAQVLRIEKASVTCAGRTDTGVHARGQVVHLDLMDDALQSVAGRGTAPEDALVRRLNGVLGEDVRVHRVLVAPPGFDARFSALWRRYAYRVADEPGLVDPLVRAAVLAWPRRLDLEAMNAAADLLVGEHDFAAFCRKRDGATTIRTLLECRWARDDAGRAVATVRADAFCHSMVRALVGCMLSVGEGRRDPQWAAGVLRGRVRDPGVTVMHAHGLTLEEVAYPDDADLATQARAARVLRVLPTEGGPAGG
- the mgrA gene encoding L-glyceraldehyde 3-phosphate reductase; translation: MSSYEAAPDRYGSMDYRHTGRSGLKLPAISLGLWQNFGDDRPEETQRAIIRRAFDRGVTHFDLANNYGPPYGRAESNFGRYLADDLAPYRDELVISTKAGYDMWPGPYGQGGGSRKYVLASLDQSLDRMDLDYVDIFYSHRFDPETPLEETMTALDHAVRTGRALYVGISSYDAAQTREAASIARDLGTPLLIHQPSYSMLNRWIEQDLLDEVEEQGMGVIVFSALAQGLLTDRYLAGVPEDSRAARKGSTLPGSHLDEATLKHVRRLDEIARGRGQKLAQLALQWALRDRRVTSAVIGASSVEQLDTNLDALDGPPLTEEELAAIDADAVEAGINLWRPRGEQD
- a CDS encoding DUF1990 family protein is translated as MDDGLLPVVEADALRAAEPTYAEVGQTRTELPEGYRHLRRRADLGSGPARFEDAARTLLHWGMHRRAGVRVRPSSGSVQQDSVAVLRVGPAVLAVKAPVRVVYVVDEPRRRGFAYGTLPGHPESGEEAFVVTLDDSGAVRLEITAFSRAATLLTRAAGPAGRAAQRLITQRYLSALQERPDRDRR
- the thrS gene encoding threonine--tRNA ligase: MNDRTASRPEPLDHRELNHDLAVFATDPGIGPGLPLWLPAGAVIRHEVELLAGDLARRDGCQRVYTPVLAKRALYEQSGHWAKFSDDMFPPMRIGSEDLVLRPANCPHHALVYAADRHSYRELPVRLNELAPMFRAERSGVLSGLSRVRQINLDDTHVFCRPDQTAAEVARALRSALRAQEVLGLPVDHVRLSRRDGSEAYLGSVEQWQQAEDALRSAAAEAGLAERGLSLVEAEGEAAFYGPKLDLQVRDGRGHEETIATVQLDFNQPERFDLTYDAADGSRQRVVMIHRGTVGAMERVVAALLERYQGRLPLWLAPVQVCLLPVGPAQDPAVRSLADDLLAAGLRVRIEAEGSLGARIRASRRRRDCLIAVLGAAEVEADQVQVTDVAAGFAGPVARDRLLDLLPRAYAARAALVDWAAGG